The following coding sequences lie in one Halorarum halophilum genomic window:
- a CDS encoding RNA-guided pseudouridylation complex pseudouridine synthase subunit Cbf5, whose protein sequence is MRAAPGSRTVDELLEFGVVNLDKPAGPSAHQVSAWVRDLADVERAAHAGTLDPKVTGCLPTLLGDATRIAQVFLEGTKEYVAVLELHGRVPGDLEAIVGEFEGELYQKPPRKSAVSRRLRTRTVYDLDVLDQDGRQVLLGIRCESGTYVRKLCHDIGLAIGTGGHMGHLRRTATDPFDDRDLHTLHDFVDGLTWADEDGDEDLLREVVAPAERALTHIPRVTVADSAAAEIANGAPAYAPGVLEVSGPTDSPDAAPAEGDLVACYTADGSAVCLGTLVGDPDAERGEVVSLERVLV, encoded by the coding sequence ATGCGCGCCGCCCCCGGCAGCCGGACAGTCGACGAACTCCTCGAGTTCGGCGTCGTGAACCTCGACAAGCCCGCCGGCCCCTCGGCCCACCAGGTGAGCGCCTGGGTCCGTGATCTCGCCGACGTGGAGCGTGCGGCACACGCGGGCACGCTCGACCCGAAGGTGACGGGGTGTCTGCCGACACTGCTCGGGGACGCCACGAGGATCGCGCAGGTGTTCCTCGAGGGGACGAAGGAGTACGTCGCCGTGCTCGAACTCCACGGCCGCGTGCCGGGCGACCTGGAGGCCATCGTCGGGGAGTTCGAGGGGGAGCTCTACCAGAAGCCGCCCCGCAAGTCGGCCGTCTCGCGTCGCCTCCGCACCCGGACGGTGTACGACCTCGACGTGCTGGACCAGGACGGACGACAGGTGCTGCTCGGCATCCGCTGCGAGTCGGGGACGTACGTCCGGAAACTGTGCCACGACATCGGCCTCGCCATCGGCACGGGCGGGCACATGGGCCACCTCCGCCGGACCGCGACCGACCCGTTCGACGACCGCGACCTCCACACGCTCCACGACTTCGTGGACGGGCTCACGTGGGCGGACGAAGACGGGGACGAGGACCTGCTCCGGGAGGTCGTCGCGCCCGCCGAGCGGGCGCTCACCCACATCCCGCGCGTCACCGTCGCCGACAGCGCCGCGGCCGAGATCGCCAACGGCGCGCCGGCGTACGCCCCCGGCGTGCTGGAGGTGTCGGGCCCGACCGACTCGCCCGACGCGGCTCCCGCCGAGGGCGACCTCGTCGCCTGCTACACGGCGGACGGCTCGGCGGTCTGTCTCGGCACGCTCGTCGGCGACCCCGACGCCGAGCGCGGCGAGGTCGTCTCGCTGGAGCGCGTTCTCGTCTGA
- a CDS encoding precorrin-2 dehydrogenase/sirohydrochlorin ferrochelatase family protein, whose amino-acid sequence MIPLFHDFTDETVLVFGGGRVGARKARRFAREARTVVVSPEFADADFGDAELVRAAPTPGDAGEFVADLRPALVVAATDDPAVNDAAESAAREVGSLVNRADRAGGRDAGSVVVPATVREDPVVAALATGGTAPALSRYLRERLEDELADAGAMAELVAELRAELKATDVPEADRHEAIRAVVESPKVWKGLQDGTANALQEAERVMQEVLDD is encoded by the coding sequence ATGATCCCCCTGTTCCACGACTTCACGGACGAGACCGTCCTCGTCTTCGGCGGCGGCCGGGTCGGCGCCCGGAAGGCCCGCCGGTTCGCACGCGAGGCGCGGACCGTGGTCGTGAGCCCCGAGTTCGCCGACGCGGACTTCGGCGACGCGGAACTGGTGCGCGCGGCGCCGACGCCCGGAGACGCGGGCGAGTTCGTCGCGGACCTCCGCCCGGCGCTCGTCGTCGCCGCGACCGACGACCCGGCCGTCAACGACGCCGCCGAATCCGCGGCCAGGGAGGTGGGCTCGCTGGTGAACCGGGCGGACCGGGCCGGCGGCCGGGACGCGGGCAGCGTCGTGGTGCCGGCGACCGTCCGTGAGGATCCCGTCGTCGCCGCGCTCGCGACCGGCGGCACCGCACCGGCGCTCTCGCGGTACCTCCGGGAGCGGCTCGAAGACGAACTGGCGGACGCCGGGGCGATGGCGGAGCTGGTGGCCGAACTCCGGGCCGAACTGAAGGCGACGGACGTGCCGGAAGCGGACCGCCACGAGGCGATTCGGGCGGTCGTGGAGTCGCCGAAGGTTTGGAAGGGTTTACAAGATGGCACCGCCAACGCTCTTCAAGAGGCAGAACGGGTAATGCAGGAGGTACTCGATGACTGA
- a CDS encoding succinylglutamate desuccinylase/aspartoacylase family protein, whose product MTNSIEVGTANAAAGEVADGWLPVTGLPTGGDERLPVTVVDGADEGPTLWVTGGVHGDEATGVAVAQDTARTARELADELAGAIVVVPFVSPAGLRRNERTTYYGGDDPNRYFPDVERESTRPPETQERVATRLFEAVADSADLLVDCHTAQAGSVPFAIRDRVLYGEERTEDEAEELASDLDRMVEAFGLPILTEYPAEEYLEQSLQRSTAGAALNTAGIPAFTAELGGHSVVEEHARAAGVAGTFAVAAEFGLVDSIPEDVGGADEEIGEPGAGVPDAPVDFPVRRFVGPRAETAGLARHRVDAGDAVEEGEVVADVLSPHGETLESVESEHDGYVIGRREGLSVYEGQPVASMAVRDDGELVVPRDEEDEE is encoded by the coding sequence ATGACGAACTCCATCGAGGTCGGCACCGCGAACGCGGCGGCCGGCGAGGTCGCCGACGGCTGGCTCCCCGTCACGGGGCTCCCGACCGGCGGCGACGAGCGACTCCCGGTGACGGTCGTCGACGGCGCCGACGAGGGGCCGACGCTGTGGGTTACGGGCGGCGTCCACGGCGACGAGGCGACCGGCGTCGCCGTCGCGCAGGATACGGCACGGACGGCCCGGGAACTCGCTGATGAACTCGCCGGCGCCATCGTCGTCGTCCCGTTCGTCAGTCCGGCCGGCCTGCGGCGGAACGAGCGCACCACCTACTACGGCGGCGACGACCCGAACCGCTACTTCCCCGACGTGGAGCGCGAGTCCACGCGCCCGCCCGAGACGCAGGAACGCGTCGCCACCAGGCTGTTCGAGGCGGTCGCGGACTCCGCGGACCTGCTCGTCGACTGCCACACGGCGCAGGCGGGGTCGGTTCCGTTCGCCATCCGCGACCGGGTGCTGTACGGCGAGGAGCGAACCGAGGACGAGGCCGAGGAACTGGCGTCGGACCTGGACCGGATGGTCGAGGCGTTCGGCCTGCCGATCCTTACGGAGTACCCCGCCGAGGAGTACCTCGAACAGTCGCTCCAGCGCTCGACGGCCGGCGCGGCGCTGAACACCGCCGGGATCCCCGCGTTCACGGCCGAGCTCGGCGGCCACAGCGTCGTCGAGGAGCACGCCCGGGCGGCCGGCGTCGCGGGCACGTTCGCCGTCGCGGCGGAGTTCGGCCTGGTCGATTCGATTCCGGAGGACGTGGGGGGTGCGGACGAGGAGATCGGGGAACCGGGCGCCGGCGTGCCGGACGCGCCGGTCGACTTCCCGGTCCGGCGCTTTGTCGGCCCGCGGGCCGAGACGGCTGGGCTGGCCCGTCACCGGGTTGACGCCGGCGACGCGGTCGAGGAGGGCGAGGTCGTCGCGGACGTGCTGTCGCCCCACGGCGAGACCCTGGAGTCGGTCGAGTCCGAGCACGACGGCTACGTCATCGGTCGGCGCGAGGGCCTGTCCGTCTACGAGGGCCAGCCGGTGGCGAGCATGGCCGTTCGTGACGACGGGGAGCTGGTGGTCCCGCGCGATGAGGAGGACGAGGAGTGA
- a CDS encoding cation:proton antiporter regulatory subunit, whose translation MTIYETEVPGVGHKFELELDGDERLIVLIHHDGKREVYLRPGENEDSEKLFGLTGKRARQLGSILEGAYFQPVEMDDIQVPLGESIIEWVEIGADSPVVGDTLQEASIRNRTGVSVVAIQRGEETIANPRPDVTIEAGDMLVSLGTREEQQAFEELLGEEGTAGGGGVEGGDAGDA comes from the coding sequence GTGACCATCTACGAAACCGAGGTGCCCGGCGTCGGTCACAAGTTCGAGCTCGAACTTGACGGCGACGAGCGGCTCATCGTGCTCATCCACCACGACGGCAAGCGCGAGGTGTATCTCCGGCCGGGCGAGAACGAGGACAGCGAGAAGCTGTTCGGCCTCACCGGGAAGCGGGCCCGACAGCTCGGTTCGATCCTGGAGGGCGCGTACTTCCAGCCGGTCGAGATGGACGACATCCAGGTGCCGCTCGGCGAGTCGATCATCGAGTGGGTCGAGATCGGCGCGGACTCGCCCGTCGTCGGCGACACGCTCCAAGAGGCGAGCATCAGGAACCGGACGGGCGTCTCGGTCGTCGCGATCCAGCGGGGCGAGGAGACGATCGCGAACCCGAGGCCGGACGTCACCATCGAGGCGGGGGACATGCTCGTCTCGCTCGGCACGCGGGAGGAGCAGCAGGCGTTCGAGGAGCTGCTGGGGGAGGAGGGGACTGCGGGGGGCGGCGGGGTGGAGGGCGGTGACGCGGGGGACGCCTAG
- a CDS encoding lycopene cyclase domain-containing protein — translation MAVARHGSGPTATVRAFASQVHPVFMLPPVASSLFGAALAGGFDPVIALVHAGAMFFAVYTAHVKDGYVDFYGRGEDDDHPMTERGCRLGLVGAGVGFLACLSWLFLAAGPLVALVTLPTWFIGYFHAPQLDTNPLTTTLGYPTGIALCILGGYVAQTDALALRPLALAGVFLLTLAGVKVIDDSQDFEYDASIDKRTVAVVLGRSRARTLAYALLAAGLFAVVPLAVVGIVPPSAPAASLVYAAVVAAAYPADAETATMLLIRGAYLFLAGLLVATFFRPLAGVGLPDITVLGPYTYLATEVVFGTAALALLARQGREAMWRAARTVAVLYPIAYVWDWYTLEVGVFAIPMRTGVELLGIPLEEHIFMVVVPALVLGIHETLHGTSETSRR, via the coding sequence ATGGCAGTCGCCCGTCACGGGAGCGGGCCGACGGCGACCGTCCGCGCGTTCGCCTCCCAGGTCCATCCCGTGTTCATGCTCCCTCCGGTCGCGTCGTCGCTATTCGGCGCTGCGCTCGCGGGCGGCTTCGACCCCGTCATCGCGCTCGTCCACGCCGGGGCGATGTTCTTCGCCGTCTACACCGCCCACGTGAAGGACGGCTACGTCGACTTCTACGGCCGCGGCGAGGACGACGATCACCCGATGACCGAGCGCGGCTGTCGGCTCGGACTCGTCGGCGCCGGCGTCGGCTTCCTCGCCTGCCTCTCCTGGCTGTTCCTCGCGGCCGGCCCGCTGGTCGCGCTCGTCACGCTCCCGACGTGGTTCATCGGCTACTTCCACGCCCCCCAGCTCGACACCAACCCCCTGACCACCACGCTGGGCTACCCGACCGGCATCGCGCTGTGTATCCTCGGCGGCTACGTCGCCCAGACCGACGCCCTCGCACTCCGCCCGCTCGCGCTCGCCGGCGTGTTCCTGCTCACCCTCGCCGGCGTGAAGGTGATCGACGACTCCCAGGACTTCGAGTACGACGCCTCCATCGACAAGCGCACCGTCGCCGTCGTGCTCGGCCGTTCGCGCGCCAGGACGCTCGCGTACGCGCTCCTCGCGGCCGGCCTCTTCGCGGTCGTCCCGCTCGCCGTCGTGGGGATCGTCCCGCCGAGCGCACCCGCGGCGAGCCTCGTCTACGCCGCCGTAGTCGCGGCCGCCTACCCCGCCGACGCGGAGACGGCGACGATGCTCCTCATCCGGGGCGCGTACCTCTTCCTCGCCGGCCTCCTCGTCGCGACCTTCTTCCGCCCGCTCGCTGGCGTGGGACTCCCCGACATCACCGTCCTCGGGCCGTACACCTACCTCGCGACCGAGGTCGTCTTCGGCACGGCCGCGCTCGCGCTGCTCGCCCGGCAGGGGAGGGAGGCGATGTGGCGCGCGGCCCGGACCGTCGCGGTTCTCTACCCCATTGCGTACGTCTGGGACTGGTACACGCTGGAGGTGGGCGTGTTCGCCATCCCGATGCGAACCGGCGTCGAACTCCTGGGGATTCCGCTGGAGGAGCACATCTTCATGGTGGTGGTGCCGGCGCTGGTGCTGGGGATCCACGAGACGCTGCACGGGACTTCCGAGACGTCGCGAAGGTGA
- a CDS encoding cation:proton antiporter, producing MAGELLLEIGIALTGIALAGALAYRVGLSVIPAYILAGILIGPNEPTSVAGIPLTLVDYGEFIDVVAELGIVFLLFFLGLEFSVGQLLGDRTRIAKIGSVDFVVNFGLGLGLGFAFSFTVVQTLFIAGIVYISSSAVVTKSLIDNGWVANAESGPILGTLVFEDILIAVYLAVLSAVAFGGGSVTEAAASVGAAFAFLGALALVAWYGTAHIERLFDATSDELFLLRILGVTTLVAGAALTAGLSEAVAAFFVGTAFSATSHTERIEHVVSPARDFFAAVFFFAIGLTTDITLLAGVAWLLVAALVATTVGKVVSGTLSGRVYGLDATRSLRVGIGLVPRGEFSLVLAALAAGSGSGVLQNVIPAFAVGYVLVMSILGTVLMQNSEVITDRIGNW from the coding sequence ATGGCGGGCGAGCTACTCCTCGAGATCGGCATCGCGCTGACGGGCATCGCGCTCGCGGGCGCGCTCGCCTACCGCGTCGGGCTCTCGGTCATCCCCGCGTACATCCTCGCCGGCATCCTCATCGGCCCGAACGAACCGACCTCGGTCGCGGGAATCCCGCTGACGCTCGTCGACTACGGCGAGTTCATCGACGTCGTCGCCGAACTGGGCATCGTCTTCCTCCTGTTCTTCCTCGGACTGGAGTTCAGCGTCGGCCAGTTGCTCGGCGACCGGACGCGCATCGCGAAGATCGGGAGCGTCGACTTCGTCGTGAACTTCGGGCTCGGACTCGGCCTCGGGTTCGCGTTCAGCTTCACGGTCGTCCAGACGCTGTTCATCGCCGGCATCGTCTACATCTCCTCCAGCGCGGTCGTCACGAAGTCGCTCATCGACAACGGCTGGGTCGCCAACGCCGAGAGCGGGCCCATCCTCGGGACGCTGGTGTTCGAGGACATCCTCATCGCCGTCTACCTGGCAGTGCTCTCGGCGGTCGCGTTCGGCGGCGGGTCGGTGACCGAGGCCGCCGCGTCGGTCGGCGCCGCGTTCGCGTTCCTCGGCGCCCTCGCGCTCGTCGCGTGGTACGGCACGGCTCACATCGAGCGCCTGTTCGACGCCACCTCGGACGAACTGTTCCTGCTCCGGATCCTCGGGGTGACGACGCTCGTCGCCGGGGCGGCGCTGACGGCGGGCCTGAGCGAGGCGGTCGCGGCGTTCTTCGTCGGCACGGCGTTCAGCGCGACGAGCCACACCGAGCGCATCGAGCACGTCGTCTCCCCGGCGCGGGACTTCTTCGCGGCGGTGTTCTTTTTCGCAATCGGGCTGACGACCGACATCACGCTGCTGGCGGGCGTGGCGTGGTTGCTGGTCGCCGCGCTCGTCGCGACGACGGTCGGGAAGGTCGTGAGCGGGACGCTCTCGGGGCGGGTGTACGGGCTGGACGCGACGCGGTCGTTGCGCGTGGGGATCGGGCTGGTTCCGCGCGGGGAGTTCTCGCTGGTCCTGGCGGCGTTGGCTGCGGGGTCGGGGAGTGGCGTGCTTCAAAACGTGATTCCGGCTTTTGCGGTCGGGTACGTGCTGGTGATGAGTATTCTCGGGACGGTGTTGATGCAGAACTCCGAGGTGATTACTGATCGGATCGGGAACTGGTAA
- a CDS encoding SWIM zinc finger family protein: MSADTPTPPSTDETAPGEALDFDALAGTDTTSWRRADPQRALIESVGRYGYRVALQDGADVHIVAVALDDDEHVGTCDCRGFEYHDGPCAHLCTVRKAAFIDAKDTHGDSVRIRRIDLDNVHDPERAATDGGHIDRAMHTNALEGRR; the protein is encoded by the coding sequence ATGAGTGCCGACACGCCAACGCCACCCTCGACCGACGAGACGGCCCCCGGCGAAGCGCTAGACTTCGACGCGCTCGCCGGCACCGATACGACCTCGTGGCGCCGCGCAGACCCACAGCGCGCGCTCATTGAGTCCGTCGGTCGCTACGGCTATCGGGTCGCGCTTCAGGACGGTGCAGACGTCCACATTGTCGCGGTCGCGCTCGATGATGACGAGCACGTTGGAACGTGCGACTGTCGCGGCTTCGAGTATCACGACGGGCCATGTGCCCATCTCTGTACCGTCAGGAAGGCCGCGTTCATCGACGCGAAAGACACGCACGGTGACTCCGTCCGTATCCGCCGGATCGATCTCGACAACGTGCACGATCCCGAACGCGCGGCCACGGACGGCGGGCACATCGACCGGGCGATGCACACTAACGCATTGGAGGGCCGCCGGTGA
- the ilvD gene encoding dihydroxy-acid dehydratase, translated as MSNQQRRNRDADAADEERFAGEKSEDLPSHDVTAGAERAPHRAMFRAMGYDDRDLSSPMIGIPNPAADITPCNVHLDDVAESAREGIENAGGMPIEFGTVTISDAISMGTEGMKASLISREVIADSVELVSFGERMDALVTIAGCDKNLPGMMMASIRTDLPSVFLYGGSIMPGEHEGRDVTVQNVFEGVGTYAEGEMSADELDDLERHACPGAGSCGGMFTANTMASISEALGLAPLGSASPPAESDERLDVARRAGELALECVEADRRPSDIISRESFENAIAVQVAMGGSTNAVLHLLALAAEADVDLSIEEFDEISRRTPKIANLQPGGTRVMLDLHEVGGVPVVMRRLLAGGYLHGDAMTVTGRTIAEELAHLEERGTLPDDDSIEADFLYTVDEPYQEEGAIKVLTGNLAPDGAVLKVTGDDAFHHEGPARVFEDEESAMEYVQSGDIESGDVLVIRNEGPRGGPGMREMLGVTAAVVGAGHEDDVALLTDGRFSGATRGPMVGHVAPEAADGGPIALVEDGDEVTVDIPNRELSVDVDDDELERRGDAWEPREPAYTGGVLAKYARDFGSAANGAVTNPKAKLD; from the coding sequence ATGAGCAACCAGCAACGCCGGAATCGCGACGCGGACGCAGCGGACGAAGAGCGGTTCGCGGGCGAGAAGTCCGAGGACCTCCCGAGCCACGACGTCACGGCCGGGGCCGAGCGCGCCCCGCACCGCGCGATGTTCCGCGCGATGGGCTACGACGACCGGGACCTCTCCTCGCCGATGATCGGCATCCCGAACCCCGCCGCCGACATCACGCCGTGCAACGTCCACCTCGACGACGTCGCGGAGTCCGCGCGCGAGGGCATCGAGAACGCCGGCGGGATGCCTATCGAGTTCGGCACCGTCACCATCTCGGACGCCATCTCGATGGGGACCGAGGGGATGAAGGCCAGCCTCATCTCGCGCGAGGTCATCGCCGACTCCGTCGAACTCGTCTCCTTCGGCGAGCGCATGGACGCCCTCGTGACGATCGCCGGCTGTGACAAGAACCTCCCCGGGATGATGATGGCCTCGATCCGTACCGACCTCCCCTCGGTCTTCCTCTACGGCGGCTCCATCATGCCCGGCGAACACGAGGGCCGGGACGTCACCGTCCAGAACGTCTTCGAGGGCGTCGGCACCTACGCGGAGGGCGAGATGAGCGCCGACGAACTCGACGACCTGGAGCGCCACGCCTGCCCCGGCGCGGGCTCCTGTGGCGGGATGTTCACCGCGAACACGATGGCCTCCATCTCCGAGGCCCTGGGACTGGCGCCGCTCGGTTCGGCCTCGCCGCCGGCCGAGTCGGACGAACGGCTCGACGTGGCCCGCCGCGCCGGCGAACTGGCGCTGGAGTGCGTCGAGGCCGACCGGCGGCCGTCCGACATCATCTCCCGCGAGTCGTTCGAGAACGCCATCGCCGTGCAGGTGGCGATGGGCGGCTCGACCAACGCCGTGCTCCACCTGCTCGCGCTGGCAGCCGAGGCGGACGTGGACCTCTCCATCGAGGAGTTTGACGAGATCTCCCGGCGCACCCCCAAGATCGCGAACCTCCAGCCCGGCGGCACGCGCGTCATGCTCGACCTCCACGAGGTCGGCGGCGTCCCGGTCGTCATGCGCCGCCTGCTCGCGGGCGGCTACCTCCACGGCGACGCGATGACCGTGACCGGCCGCACGATCGCCGAGGAACTGGCCCACCTCGAGGAGCGCGGGACGCTCCCCGACGACGACTCCATCGAGGCGGACTTCCTCTACACCGTCGACGAGCCGTACCAGGAGGAGGGCGCCATCAAGGTGCTCACGGGTAACCTCGCGCCCGACGGCGCGGTGCTGAAGGTCACGGGCGACGACGCGTTCCACCACGAGGGGCCGGCCCGCGTGTTCGAGGACGAGGAGTCCGCGATGGAGTACGTCCAGTCGGGCGACATCGAGTCGGGCGACGTGCTCGTCATCCGCAACGAGGGTCCGCGCGGCGGCCCGGGGATGCGCGAGATGCTCGGCGTGACGGCGGCGGTCGTCGGCGCGGGTCACGAGGACGACGTGGCGCTGCTCACCGACGGTCGCTTCTCCGGCGCGACGCGGGGGCCGATGGTCGGCCACGTCGCGCCCGAGGCGGCCGACGGCGGTCCGATCGCCCTGGTGGAGGACGGCGACGAGGTGACCGTGGACATCCCGAACCGGGAGCTCTCGGTGGACGTGGACGACGACGAACTCGAGCGCCGCGGGGACGCGTGGGAGCCCCGCGAGCCGGCCTATACGGGCGGCGTGCTGGCGAAGTACGCCCGTGACTTCGGCAGCGCGGCCAACGGCGCGGTGACGAACCCGAAGGCGAAGCTAGACTGA
- the ahbB gene encoding siroheme decarboxylase subunit beta yields the protein MNQVESDADLSTLDRAVVNAFQGGFPVVERPWEPAAAALRDRGVDVTGPELLAAVQDLDERGVLSRFGALVNAEEIGGTATLVAMHAPPERFDEVAEIVNGYREVAHNYERKHPHLNMWFVLSVAEESRVEEVLADIEADTGQETYNLPKIREFHVGAKFLLDGPVSDGDLDLSDLGPDVAPTDSRTITPDERDLVVEIQGGLPITETPYADVAAELGQPTEWVVGTIKRFEREGKVRRVGVIPNHYALGYTENGMTVWDVPDDVLADVGEAVASLGFVTHCYHRPRHEGVWPYNFFAMTHGRDEAESERRVEQVRETMTDHWDVDEDDWDTLFSTRILKKTGIRLEERADAHTRE from the coding sequence ATGAACCAGGTCGAGTCCGACGCCGACCTCTCGACGCTCGACCGCGCCGTCGTCAACGCCTTCCAGGGCGGCTTCCCGGTCGTCGAACGGCCGTGGGAGCCCGCCGCCGCGGCGCTGCGGGACCGCGGCGTCGACGTGACCGGTCCGGAGCTGCTGGCGGCCGTGCAGGACCTCGACGAGCGCGGCGTCCTCTCCCGGTTCGGCGCGCTCGTGAACGCCGAGGAGATCGGCGGCACCGCGACGCTCGTCGCCATGCACGCGCCCCCAGAGCGGTTCGATGAGGTCGCCGAGATCGTGAACGGCTACCGCGAGGTCGCACACAACTACGAGCGCAAGCACCCGCATCTCAACATGTGGTTCGTGCTCAGCGTGGCCGAGGAGTCCCGGGTGGAGGAGGTGCTCGCCGACATCGAGGCCGACACCGGCCAGGAGACGTACAACCTCCCCAAGATCCGTGAGTTCCACGTCGGCGCGAAGTTCCTGCTCGACGGCCCCGTTTCGGACGGCGACCTCGACCTCTCCGACCTCGGGCCGGACGTGGCGCCCACGGACAGCCGAACGATCACTCCCGACGAGCGCGACCTCGTCGTGGAGATCCAGGGCGGCCTGCCGATCACCGAGACGCCCTACGCCGACGTCGCCGCCGAACTCGGCCAGCCGACCGAGTGGGTCGTCGGGACGATCAAGCGGTTCGAGCGGGAGGGGAAGGTGCGCCGCGTCGGCGTCATCCCGAACCACTACGCGCTCGGCTACACCGAGAACGGCATGACCGTTTGGGACGTGCCCGACGACGTGCTGGCGGACGTCGGCGAGGCGGTCGCCTCGCTCGGCTTCGTCACCCACTGCTACCACCGACCGCGCCACGAGGGCGTCTGGCCGTACAACTTCTTCGCGATGACCCACGGCAGGGACGAGGCCGAGAGCGAGCGCCGGGTCGAGCAGGTACGCGAGACGATGACCGACCACTGGGACGTGGACGAGGACGACTGGGACACGCTGTTCTCGACGCGCATCCTGAAGAAGACCGGAATCCGGCTGGAAGAGCGCGCGGACGCCCACACACGCGAGTGA
- a CDS encoding DUF5778 family protein, whose protein sequence is MTETLDHDLYERTKALLEPGDIELEGVIVHTDLGSEDDLEMHELTVDLNEVIAEHAGKGETYIYAGNDDTDFSSNQFQGLTLEDEEFVWECQQLLREGTFDIVFYFEASADTDAIAADVEELGHRATVVR, encoded by the coding sequence ATGACCGAGACGCTCGATCACGACCTGTACGAGCGGACGAAGGCGCTCCTCGAACCCGGCGACATTGAACTCGAGGGCGTCATCGTCCACACCGACCTGGGGAGCGAGGACGACCTCGAGATGCACGAACTCACCGTCGACCTCAACGAGGTCATCGCGGAGCACGCCGGGAAGGGCGAGACGTACATCTACGCCGGCAACGACGACACTGACTTCTCCTCGAACCAGTTCCAGGGGCTCACCCTGGAGGACGAGGAGTTCGTCTGGGAGTGCCAGCAACTGCTCCGCGAGGGCACCTTCGACATCGTGTTCTACTTCGAAGCCTCGGCCGACACCGACGCCATCGCGGCCGACGTCGAGGAGCTCGGCCACCGCGCGACGGTCGTTCGCTGA
- a CDS encoding site-specific integrase yields the protein MTTNPHASKCPSSRSPHKIRSGSITWQLNCGVPPEIVAERVNASVSTIKSHYDFATAEERWRRYHDQMESRREHLDQFDFTDDDNDHIL from the coding sequence ATGACGACGAATCCCCACGCGAGCAAGTGCCCGTCAAGCCGGTCGCCGCACAAGATCCGCTCAGGAAGCATTACCTGGCAGCTCAACTGTGGCGTGCCGCCGGAGATCGTCGCGGAGCGAGTGAACGCGAGCGTCAGCACGATCAAGTCACACTATGACTTCGCCACGGCCGAAGAGCGATGGCGGCGCTACCACGACCAGATGGAGAGCCGTCGAGAACACCTCGATCAGTTCGATTTCACCGATGATGACAATGACCACATCCTGTAA
- a CDS encoding universal stress protein yields MEQHILVPVDISSSSESAFEYVLEEIPGPKITLLHVLNPVTIFNYPTAEGFDYGKAQQNEQERREDVKGIFERYRTKEPARDRQIETVIEAGVPAEKILAYAERGDVDHIVMGSRGRDGLEGKLLGSVARGVLKRAAVPVTIVP; encoded by the coding sequence ATGGAACAGCATATTCTCGTCCCGGTAGACATCTCATCCAGTTCTGAGAGCGCCTTCGAATACGTCTTGGAGGAAATTCCGGGCCCGAAGATAACCCTCTTGCATGTCCTGAATCCAGTCACCATCTTCAACTATCCGACTGCTGAGGGGTTTGATTACGGGAAAGCGCAGCAAAACGAGCAGGAGAGACGTGAAGACGTCAAAGGGATTTTCGAGAGATACCGGACCAAGGAGCCGGCACGCGATCGGCAAATCGAAACGGTCATCGAGGCAGGAGTCCCCGCAGAAAAAATCCTCGCGTACGCCGAACGCGGGGACGTGGATCACATCGTAATGGGGAGTCGTGGGCGAGATGGCCTCGAAGGAAAACTCCTCGGGAGTGTGGCTCGGGGCGTCCTGAAACGAGCCGCCGTTCCCGTGACGATCGTCCCATAG